Proteins from one Hyperolius riggenbachi isolate aHypRig1 chromosome 4, aHypRig1.pri, whole genome shotgun sequence genomic window:
- the PRSS35 gene encoding inactive serine protease 35, producing the protein MDRLHLVFLFFSIFLPTTSKADASDQKGMTWHIKEIPHIVTSDVVHLNSPKFEAEPKLELHGTCGIECQKNMPPPTLSELESYLSFETVYENGTRTMTKVNVQTWLPGGFNQSNTKERHNLRRKRQVYGTDSRFSISDRHFMTNYPFSTAVKLSSGCSGILISPKHVLTAAHCVHDGTDYIKNAKKLRVGILKIKTKRGGKRHKGSKKNREGMSDDEDTPKKEGKKQRRKSVQKRSAADVEQTNSKSSMSGKPSFGWTRVKAIQIPKGWIKDVSKNMTLDYDYAVLELKRTQKKKYMDLGISPEVNKMPGSRVHFSGFDEDRPGELVYRFCSVSVESNDLFYQYCDAEPGSSGSGIYIRLKEPNKKKWNRKIVAIYSGHQWVETGDEQQDYNVAVRITPLKYAQICLWIHGSNSACSQG; encoded by the coding sequence ATGGATCGCCTACATCTAGTGTtcctcttcttctcgatcttcctgccAACCACAAGCAAAGCAGATGCCTCAGATCAAAAGGGCATGACATGGCACATCAAAGAAATACCTCACATAGTCACTTCCGATGTTGTTCACTTAAACAGTCCAAAGTTTGAAGCGGAGCCAAAGCTGGAACTCCATGGCACCTGTGGAATTGAATGTCAGAAAAACATGCCACCACCAACACTAAGTGAGCTTGAAAGCTACTTGTCTTTCGAGACAGTGTATGAAAATGGCACCCGCACCATGACCAAAGTAAATGTACAAACATGGCTTCCAGGGGGATTCAATCAGAGCAATACAAAAGAGAGGCACAACCTGCGTAGAAAGCGACAAGTTTATGGTACAGATAGCAGATTCAGTATATCAGATagacattttatgacaaattACCCCTTTAGCACTGCTGTTAAATTGTCTTCTGGCTGCAGCGGCATTCTTATTTCCCCAAAACATGTTCTAACAGCTGCCCACTGTGTACATGATGGCACGGATTAcataaaaaatgccaaaaaattaCGCGTCGGGATACTTAAGATCAAAACAAAACGAGGTGGCAAAAGACACAAAGGATCAAAGAAAAACAGAGAAGGTATGTCTGATGATGAAGATACCCCAAAGAAGGAAGGAAAGAAACAAAGAAGAAAATCAGTCCAGAAAAGGTCAGCAGCAGATGTAGAACAGACAAACTCAAAATCTTCGATGTCTGGAAAGCCTTCTTTTGGGTGGACAAGGGTGAAAGCTATTCAGATTCCAAAAGGTTGGATAAAGGATGTATCCAAAAATATGActctagactatgactatgcagTTCTGGAATTAAAGCGCACACAAAAGAAGAAATATATGGATCTTGGAATTAGTCCTGAAGTCAATAAGATGCCAGGAAGTAGAGTGCATTTTTCAGGATTCGATGAGGACAGGCCTGGAGAGTTGGTATACCGGTTTTGCAGTGTTTCTGTGGAATCCAATGACCTCTTCTATCAGTATTGTGATGCAGAGCCTGGCTCTAGTGGTTCTGGCATTTACATCAGACTCAAAGAACCAAATAAGAAAAAGTGGAACAGAAAGATCGTTGCAATCTATTCTGGCCACCAGTGGGTGGAGACTGGTGATGAGCAGCAGGATTACAATGTTGCTGTGAGAATTACACCACTGAAATATGCTCAGATATGTCTTTGGATACATGGGAGCAATTCTGCTTGTTCTCAAGGCTAA